A genomic region of Rhodanobacter sp. contains the following coding sequences:
- the rplC gene encoding 50S ribosomal protein L3 gives MSIGLVGRKCGMSRLFTEDGRSIPVTLIEATPNRVTQLKTEDNDGYSAVQVAAGVKRASLLTAPLKGHYAKAKVEPGRGLWEFRVSADDLGKYSVGAEIKADEVFSVGQIVDVAGVSKGKGFQGTIKRHNFKMGDATHGNSLSHRAPGSIGQRQTPGRVFPGKKMSGHMGAVNRTQQGLEVVKVDAERHLIAVKGAVPGATGGDVVIRPTTKG, from the coding sequence ATGAGTATCGGACTGGTAGGCCGCAAGTGCGGCATGAGCCGGCTCTTCACTGAAGACGGACGCTCGATTCCGGTGACGCTGATTGAAGCGACCCCGAACCGCGTCACCCAGCTGAAGACCGAAGACAACGATGGCTACAGCGCGGTGCAGGTCGCGGCGGGCGTGAAGCGCGCCAGCCTGCTGACGGCGCCGCTGAAGGGCCATTACGCCAAGGCCAAGGTTGAGCCGGGTCGTGGCCTGTGGGAGTTCCGCGTGTCCGCCGACGACCTCGGCAAGTACAGCGTGGGCGCGGAGATCAAGGCGGACGAGGTGTTCTCGGTCGGCCAGATCGTCGACGTCGCCGGCGTCTCGAAGGGCAAGGGCTTCCAGGGCACCATCAAGCGCCACAACTTCAAGATGGGCGACGCGACGCACGGTAACTCGCTGTCGCACCGCGCGCCGGGCTCGATCGGCCAGCGCCAGACGCCGGGCCGCGTGTTCCCGGGCAAGAAGATGTCGGGCCACATGGGTGCGGTGAACCGCACGCAGCAGGGCCTGGAAGTGGTCAAGGTCGACGCCGAGCGTCACCTGATCGCCGTGAAGGGCGCCGTCCCCGGTGCGACCGGCGGCGACGTCGTCATCCGTCCGACCACCAAGGGTTGA
- the rplD gene encoding 50S ribosomal protein L4 → MELNVIGAKPLSVSDEVFGGEFKQALIHQVVVAYQAGGRAGTKAQLSRGELSGTTKKFKKQKGGGARHGDYRAPIFVGGGVTFAAKPRSYEQKVNRKAYRVAIRSILSELNRQGRLKVVEGFGVDQPKTKAMVAKLAELEVSGRVLLVSEDADEALYLASRNIPYLHVLDVMALNPVSLVGSDHVVMTVDAVKKIEEWLA, encoded by the coding sequence ATGGAACTGAATGTCATTGGCGCCAAGCCGCTCAGCGTGTCGGACGAAGTGTTCGGCGGCGAGTTCAAGCAGGCCCTGATCCACCAGGTGGTGGTTGCGTACCAGGCCGGCGGTCGCGCCGGTACCAAGGCGCAGCTGTCGCGCGGTGAGCTGTCGGGTACCACCAAGAAGTTCAAGAAGCAGAAGGGCGGCGGCGCCCGTCACGGCGACTACCGTGCCCCGATTTTCGTGGGCGGCGGCGTGACCTTTGCCGCGAAGCCGCGCAGCTACGAGCAGAAGGTCAACCGCAAGGCCTACCGCGTGGCGATCCGCTCGATCCTTTCCGAGCTGAACCGCCAGGGCCGTCTGAAGGTGGTCGAGGGTTTCGGCGTCGACCAGCCGAAGACCAAGGCGATGGTCGCCAAGCTCGCCGAGCTTGAGGTTTCCGGCCGCGTGCTGCTGGTTTCCGAGGATGCCGACGAGGCGCTGTACCTGGCTTCGCGCAACATCCCCTATCTGCACGTGCTGGACGTGATGGCGCTGAATCCGGTCAGCCTGGTCGGTTCCGACCACGTGGTGATGACGGTCGACGCCGTGAAGAAGATCGAGGAGTGGCTGGCATGA
- the rplB gene encoding 50S ribosomal protein L2, translated as MALINHKPTSPGRRDAVSVRTEGLHKGAPYAALTESQSKTGGRNHFGRITTRHRGGGHKQHYRIIDFKRDKEGIAAKVERIEYDPNRTAHIALLCYADGERRYIIAPKGVQVGDRLLSGHDAPIKVGNCLQLRSIPVGSTIHCIEMKPGKGAQIARSAGASVQLVARESGYATLRLRSGEMRRVPVECRATIGEVGNGEHSLKKLGKAGAKRWMGIRPTVRGVVMNPVDHPHGGGEGRTSGGRHPVSPWGTPTKGYKTRNNKRTQQFIVRRRK; from the coding sequence ATGGCACTAATCAACCACAAGCCGACCTCGCCCGGCCGTCGTGACGCCGTCAGCGTCCGCACGGAAGGCCTGCACAAGGGCGCGCCGTACGCGGCGTTGACCGAGTCGCAGTCCAAGACCGGCGGCCGCAACCACTTCGGCCGTATCACCACGCGTCATCGCGGCGGCGGTCACAAGCAGCATTACCGTATCATCGACTTCAAGCGCGACAAGGAAGGCATTGCCGCCAAGGTCGAGCGCATCGAATACGATCCGAACCGCACCGCGCACATCGCGCTGCTGTGCTACGCCGACGGCGAGCGCCGCTACATCATCGCGCCGAAGGGCGTGCAGGTGGGCGACCGCCTGCTGTCCGGCCACGATGCGCCGATCAAGGTCGGCAATTGCCTGCAGCTGCGCAGCATCCCGGTGGGCTCCACGATCCACTGCATCGAGATGAAGCCCGGCAAGGGCGCGCAGATTGCCCGTTCCGCCGGCGCTTCGGTGCAGCTGGTGGCCCGCGAGTCCGGCTACGCCACGCTGCGTCTGCGCTCCGGCGAGATGCGCCGCGTGCCGGTCGAGTGCCGCGCCACCATCGGCGAAGTCGGCAACGGCGAGCACAGCCTGAAGAAGCTCGGCAAGGCCGGCGCCAAGCGTTGGATGGGCATCCGTCCGACCGTTCGCGGCGTCGTCATGAACCCGGTCGACCATCCGCACGGCGGTGGTGAAGGCCGTACCTCCGGCGGCCGTCATCCGGTCAGCCCGTGGGGCACGCCGACCAAGGGTTACAAGACCCGCAACAACAAGCGCACGCAGCAGTTCATCGTGCGCCGCCGCAAGTAA
- the rplE gene encoding 50S ribosomal protein L5: MTRLETFYKEQVVPKLTEKFGYQNVMQVPRITKITLNMGVGEAAGNKKILENAVADMAKISGQKPITTKARVSVASFKIRDGWPIGCKVTLRRAQMFEFLDRLINISLPRTRDFRGVSGRAFDGRGNFNFGVKEQIIFPEIDFDAVDAMRGMDIAITTTAKTDAEAKALLEAFNFPFRN, translated from the coding sequence ATGACGCGCCTTGAGACGTTTTACAAAGAGCAGGTAGTGCCGAAGCTCACCGAGAAGTTCGGCTACCAGAACGTGATGCAGGTTCCCCGCATCACCAAGATCACGCTGAACATGGGCGTGGGCGAAGCCGCCGGCAACAAGAAGATCCTCGAGAACGCCGTGGCCGACATGGCGAAGATCTCGGGCCAGAAGCCGATCACGACCAAGGCGCGCGTTTCCGTGGCCTCGTTCAAGATCCGCGACGGCTGGCCGATCGGCTGCAAGGTCACCTTGCGCCGCGCCCAGATGTTCGAGTTCCTGGACCGCCTGATCAACATCTCGCTGCCCCGTACCCGCGACTTCCGCGGCGTATCGGGCCGCGCCTTCGACGGCCGTGGCAACTTCAACTTCGGCGTGAAGGAACAGATCATCTTCCCGGAAATCGACTTCGACGCCGTCGACGCGATGCGCGGCATGGACATTGCGATCACCACGACCGCGAAGACCGATGCCGAGGCCAAGGCGCTGCTGGAAGCCTTCAACTTCCCGTTTAGGAATTGA
- the rpmC gene encoding 50S ribosomal protein L29 — translation MAIKDLTTKSAEELNQHLLDLRKEQFNLRMQKGAGQLNQPHQLRRVRRDIARTKFVLGGKK, via the coding sequence ATGGCCATCAAAGATCTGACCACCAAGTCGGCCGAAGAGCTCAATCAGCACCTGCTTGACCTGCGCAAGGAGCAGTTCAACCTGCGCATGCAGAAGGGCGCCGGCCAGCTCAACCAGCCGCATCAGCTGCGCCGCGTCCGGCGCGACATCGCCCGCACGAAGTTCGTGCTCGGCGGCAAGAAGTAA
- the rplX gene encoding 50S ribosomal protein L24: MNRIRKGDQVLVITGKNKGQRGEVLRVEGERVFVSNVNLVKRHTKPNPQANQAGGIVEREASIHLSNVQLFNPATNKGERVGAKTLADGRKVRVFRSTGEVVDA, from the coding sequence ATGAACCGTATCCGCAAGGGTGATCAGGTCCTCGTGATCACCGGCAAAAACAAGGGTCAGCGCGGCGAAGTGCTGCGCGTGGAAGGCGAGCGCGTGTTCGTCTCCAACGTGAACCTGGTCAAGCGCCACACCAAGCCGAATCCGCAGGCCAATCAGGCCGGCGGCATCGTCGAACGCGAGGCCTCGATCCATCTCTCCAATGTGCAACTGTTCAACCCCGCCACGAACAAGGGTGAACGCGTTGGCGCCAAGACGCTCGCAGATGGGCGCAAGGTCCGCGTGTTCCGTTCGACTGGCGAGGTCGTGGACGCGTAA
- the rplW gene encoding 50S ribosomal protein L23 produces MSNERILDTLRAPHISEKSARVSEHNQYVFVVAPEATKADVREAVEKMFDVKVEQVNLVNSKGKAKSFRFRAGSRQGKRKAYVRLADGQTIDVSAKA; encoded by the coding sequence ATGAGCAACGAACGCATTCTCGACACGCTGCGCGCGCCGCACATCTCCGAGAAGTCGGCCCGCGTCAGCGAGCACAACCAGTACGTTTTCGTGGTTGCCCCCGAGGCGACCAAGGCCGATGTCCGCGAGGCGGTGGAGAAGATGTTCGACGTCAAGGTCGAGCAGGTGAACCTCGTCAACAGCAAGGGCAAGGCCAAGTCCTTCCGTTTCCGCGCTGGCAGCCGCCAGGGCAAGCGCAAGGCCTACGTGCGCCTCGCCGATGGCCAGACCATCGACGTGTCGGCCAAGGCCTGA
- the rpsQ gene encoding 30S ribosomal protein S17 translates to MSDNQKQARTLEGRVISNKMDKTVTVLIERQVQHGLLGKIVRRSTKLHAQDDIGANEGDLVRIAECRPLSKTKHHRVVEIVTRAAV, encoded by the coding sequence ATGAGCGACAACCAGAAGCAGGCGCGTACCCTCGAAGGGCGCGTCATCAGCAACAAGATGGACAAGACGGTCACCGTCCTGATCGAGCGCCAGGTGCAGCACGGCCTGCTGGGCAAGATCGTGCGCCGGTCGACCAAGCTGCACGCGCAGGACGACATCGGCGCGAACGAGGGCGACCTCGTGCGCATCGCCGAGTGCCGTCCGTTGTCCAAGACCAAGCATCACCGCGTGGTCGAAATCGTCACCCGCGCGGCCGTCTAA
- the rpsJ gene encoding 30S ribosomal protein S10 — protein MANQKIRIRLKAFDHRLIDRSASEIVETAKRTGATVLGPIPLPTKIERYTILVSPHVDKDARDQYETRTHKRVLDIVDPNDKTVDALMKLDLAAGVDVQIKLG, from the coding sequence ATGGCGAACCAGAAGATTCGCATCCGGCTCAAGGCGTTCGATCATCGTTTGATCGACCGTTCGGCCAGCGAGATCGTCGAGACGGCCAAGCGCACGGGCGCCACGGTGCTCGGCCCGATCCCGCTCCCGACCAAGATCGAGCGTTACACCATTCTGGTGTCGCCGCACGTCGACAAGGATGCACGCGACCAGTACGAGACCCGTACCCACAAGCGTGTGCTCGACATCGTCGATCCCAACGACAAGACCGTGGACGCGCTCATGAAGCTTGATCTCGCCGCTGGCGTCGATGTTCAGATCAAGCTCGGTTGA
- the rplN gene encoding 50S ribosomal protein L14, which yields MIQMQSTLSAADNSGAKELMCIKVLGGSKRRYAAIGDVIKVTVKDAIPRGKVKKGEVYNAVVVRTAKGVRRPDGSLIRFDGNAAVLLNNKLEPIGTRIFGPVTRELRSEKFMKIVSLAPEVL from the coding sequence ATGATCCAGATGCAAAGCACGCTTTCCGCGGCGGACAACAGCGGTGCCAAGGAACTGATGTGCATCAAGGTGCTCGGCGGCTCCAAGCGCCGTTACGCCGCGATCGGTGACGTGATCAAGGTCACCGTGAAGGATGCCATCCCCCGCGGCAAGGTGAAGAAGGGCGAGGTGTACAACGCCGTGGTGGTGCGTACCGCCAAGGGCGTGCGCCGTCCCGATGGCTCGCTGATCCGTTTCGACGGCAACGCAGCGGTGCTCCTCAACAACAAGCTCGAGCCGATCGGTACCCGTATCTTCGGGCCGGTCACCCGCGAGCTGCGCAGCGAGAAGTTCATGAAGATCGTCTCGCTCGCGCCCGAAGTGCTCTGA
- the tuf_1 gene encoding elongation factor Tu, giving the protein MAKGKFERTKPHVNVGTIGHVDHGKTTLTAALTKVGAERFGGEFKAYDAIDAAPEEKARGITISTAHVEYESPTRHYAHVDCPGHADYVKNMITGAAQMDGAILVCSAADGPMPQTREHILLSRQVGVPYIVVFLNKADMVDDAELLELVEMEVRELLSKYDFPGDDTPIIKGSAKLALEGDQSEIGVPAIISLVDALDTYIPEPQRAIDQPFLMPVEDVFSISGRGTVVTGRIERGIIKVGDEIEVVGIRPTQKTTVTGVEMFRKLLDQGQAGDNAGLLLRGLKRDDVERGQVLAKPGTITPHTEFEAEVYVLSKDEGGRHTPFFKGYRPQFYFRTTDVTGAIELPEGVEMVMPGDNIKMKVTLIHPIAMDQGLRFAIREGGRTVGAGVVAKVIK; this is encoded by the coding sequence ATGGCAAAGGGCAAGTTCGAGCGCACCAAGCCCCACGTGAACGTGGGCACGATTGGTCACGTGGACCACGGCAAGACGACGCTGACGGCGGCGCTGACGAAGGTCGGTGCGGAGCGTTTTGGCGGCGAGTTCAAGGCCTACGACGCGATCGACGCGGCGCCGGAAGAAAAGGCGCGCGGCATCACGATCTCGACGGCGCACGTGGAATACGAATCGCCGACGCGCCACTACGCGCACGTGGACTGCCCTGGCCACGCCGACTACGTGAAGAACATGATCACGGGTGCGGCGCAGATGGACGGCGCGATCCTGGTGTGCTCGGCCGCTGACGGCCCGATGCCGCAGACGCGCGAGCACATCCTGCTGTCGCGCCAGGTGGGCGTGCCGTACATCGTGGTGTTCCTGAACAAGGCCGACATGGTGGACGACGCCGAGCTGCTCGAGCTGGTCGAGATGGAAGTGCGCGAGCTGCTGTCGAAGTACGACTTCCCGGGCGACGACACCCCGATCATCAAGGGTTCGGCCAAGCTGGCGCTGGAAGGCGACCAGTCGGAGATCGGCGTGCCGGCGATCATCTCGCTGGTGGACGCGCTGGACACGTACATTCCGGAGCCGCAGCGCGCGATCGACCAGCCGTTCCTGATGCCGGTGGAAGACGTGTTCTCGATCTCGGGCCGCGGCACCGTGGTGACCGGCCGTATCGAGCGCGGCATCATCAAGGTCGGTGACGAAATCGAAGTGGTGGGCATCCGTCCGACCCAGAAGACCACCGTGACCGGCGTGGAAATGTTCCGCAAGCTGCTGGATCAGGGGCAGGCGGGCGACAACGCGGGCCTGCTGCTGCGCGGCCTGAAGCGCGACGACGTGGAGCGCGGCCAGGTGCTGGCGAAGCCGGGCACGATCACCCCGCACACCGAGTTCGAGGCTGAGGTGTACGTGCTGTCGAAGGACGAAGGCGGCCGTCACACCCCGTTCTTCAAGGGTTACCGCCCGCAGTTCTACTTCCGCACGACCGACGTGACCGGCGCGATCGAGCTGCCGGAAGGCGTGGAGATGGTCATGCCGGGCGACAACATCAAGATGAAGGTGACGCTGATCCACCCGATCGCGATGGACCAGGGCCTGCGCTTCGCGATCCGCGAAGGCGGTCGTACCGTCGGCGCCGGCGTGGTCGCCAAGGTCATCAAGTAA
- the rpsC gene encoding 30S ribosomal protein S3, whose product MGHKVHPTGIRLGIAKDWNAKWYANKGDYAKYLVADIKVREMLKKKLAAAGISKIQIERPAKTARVTIHTARPGVVIGKKGEDIEKLRKEVSDLMGVPTHINVNEVRKPELDAQLVAESIAQQLERRIMFRRAMKRSVGNAMRLGALGIKINVSGRLNGAEIARSEWAREGRVPLHTLRADIDYGTAEAKTQYGIIGIKVWVYKGEIFDVAQIGQEPKDESPAPSSRREGGEGRRDREPRRDRDGEGRRERSAK is encoded by the coding sequence ATGGGTCATAAAGTTCATCCCACCGGCATCCGCCTCGGCATCGCCAAGGACTGGAACGCCAAGTGGTACGCCAACAAGGGCGACTACGCGAAGTATCTCGTGGCCGACATCAAGGTCCGCGAGATGCTCAAGAAGAAGCTGGCTGCCGCCGGCATCTCGAAGATCCAGATCGAGCGTCCGGCCAAGACCGCACGCGTGACGATCCACACCGCCCGCCCGGGCGTGGTGATCGGCAAGAAGGGCGAGGACATCGAGAAGCTGCGCAAGGAAGTCAGCGACCTGATGGGCGTCCCGACGCACATCAACGTCAACGAAGTGCGCAAGCCCGAGCTGGACGCCCAGCTGGTGGCCGAGTCGATCGCGCAGCAGCTCGAGCGCCGCATCATGTTCCGCCGCGCGATGAAGCGCTCGGTGGGCAACGCGATGCGCCTGGGCGCGCTGGGCATCAAGATCAACGTGTCCGGTCGTCTGAACGGCGCCGAGATCGCCCGCTCCGAGTGGGCCCGCGAAGGCCGCGTGCCGTTGCATACCCTGCGTGCGGACATCGACTACGGCACCGCCGAGGCCAAGACGCAGTACGGCATCATCGGCATCAAGGTGTGGGTCTACAAGGGCGAGATCTTCGACGTGGCCCAGATCGGCCAGGAACCGAAGGACGAGTCCCCGGCGCCGTCGTCGCGCCGTGAAGGCGGCGAAGGCCGTCGTGACCGCGAACCGCGTCGCGATCGTGATGGCGAAGGCCGTCGCGAGCGTTCGGCGAAGTAA
- the rplV gene encoding 50S ribosomal protein L22, producing the protein MSTEAKAILRGARISAQKARLVADLVRGMPVGRASDVLQFTNKKAAHLVRKVLLSAVANAENNLGADVDELKVSRIFVDEGPAMKRMYARAKGRGSRILKRTSHITVVVGE; encoded by the coding sequence ATGAGCACCGAAGCCAAAGCGATCCTGCGCGGCGCCCGCATCTCGGCGCAGAAGGCACGCCTGGTGGCAGATCTGGTCCGCGGCATGCCCGTGGGCCGGGCCAGCGACGTGCTCCAGTTCACCAACAAGAAGGCCGCCCACCTTGTCCGCAAGGTGCTGCTGTCGGCCGTCGCCAACGCCGAGAACAACCTCGGCGCCGATGTCGACGAGCTGAAGGTCTCGCGCATCTTCGTCGACGAAGGTCCGGCGATGAAGCGCATGTATGCCCGCGCCAAGGGCCGCGGTTCCCGCATCCTGAAGCGCACCAGCCACATCACCGTGGTCGTCGGCGAGTAA
- the rplP gene encoding 50S ribosomal protein L16 encodes MLQPKRTKYRKQFKGRNDGLAHCANLVSFGEFGLKATTHGALTARQIEAGRRCITRFVKRGGKLWIRVFPDKPITKKPIEVRMGAGKGGVEFWVAPIQPGRMLYEIEGIDEASAREAFRLAAAKLSVQTQFVTRAVM; translated from the coding sequence ATGTTGCAACCCAAGCGAACCAAATACCGCAAGCAGTTCAAGGGCCGCAACGACGGTCTGGCGCATTGCGCCAACCTCGTCAGCTTTGGCGAGTTCGGCCTGAAGGCGACCACCCACGGTGCGCTCACCGCGCGTCAGATCGAGGCCGGCCGCCGTTGCATCACCCGCTTCGTCAAGCGCGGCGGCAAGCTGTGGATCCGCGTGTTCCCGGACAAGCCGATCACCAAGAAGCCGATCGAAGTGCGTATGGGCGCCGGCAAGGGCGGCGTGGAATTCTGGGTCGCCCCGATCCAGCCCGGCCGCATGCTTTATGAAATCGAGGGCATCGACGAGGCTTCGGCGCGCGAGGCGTTCCGCCTGGCCGCCGCCAAGCTCTCGGTGCAGACCCAGTTCGTGACCCGGGCGGTGATGTGA
- the rpsS gene encoding 30S ribosomal protein S19, whose amino-acid sequence MPRSLKKGPFVDLHLAKKVEAAVSANNKRPIKTWSRRSMILPEMVGLTIAIHNGRQHVPVLVNENMVGHKLGEFAVTRTFKGHVGDKKGK is encoded by the coding sequence ATGCCACGCTCTCTGAAGAAAGGTCCGTTCGTCGACCTTCACCTCGCCAAGAAGGTGGAAGCCGCGGTTTCCGCCAACAACAAGCGCCCGATCAAGACCTGGTCGCGCCGCTCGATGATCCTGCCCGAAATGGTGGGCCTGACCATCGCCATCCACAACGGCCGCCAGCACGTGCCGGTGCTCGTCAACGAGAACATGGTCGGGCACAAGCTCGGCGAGTTCGCGGTGACCCGCACCTTCAAGGGCCACGTCGGCGACAAGAAGGGCAAGTGA